Proteins from one Drosophila gunungcola strain Sukarami chromosome 3R, Dgunungcola_SK_2, whole genome shotgun sequence genomic window:
- the LOC128265351 gene encoding MICOS complex subunit Mic60 isoform X1 encodes MYRLAVRDQCKCALQRTLQQSTTNSRQFGGSSSGNGSRDQGRRQQGHQGYQSLPPPPNMREAGFGKVVLFVSPLAAVGGVITYAKYDDDFRKLVEKNVPGSGSIIKVALQEEPPFKGITKNVNDQIDKVKSGFETVTSTVDSVTSKVTGLFGGGSGSGDDKTKKAKVEPLKATPAEEKKPSKTAEVSKTEAKPAAKPEKPVAAPAPAPKPKDEPLPREVVELEKAIELAAQLAVKEYNSAISVLKGFNDDVRKVVDKAVENGENSLWTTLKNRASARDTAVATAERAAREAQEKIIACEIALSAAATAQNSKKVEAVRDKIKKLVDHIGNVKDELYRHKDTASVSDKYWRNVEKARNYFIDEIESIFPGLSLADKKLNLSKEDLDLFILHAYTHVLAYQKELQRLQTDGELRLKRAIDSVRGDNDSEALRAQLEYHLEAERRKLAVENQKKIFHIHAESDKQLRLQLKKQAEAHADHIKDIVAQRETDLTRSFKRELEDKLASEKANYKLQLAAMLGKLRGMDAALAERADAERTANQAQALWAACQALWASVRTATPGVHYKEKLRPLKNEINAIAKVAKGDDLVAAVLQSMPQEAQERGVYPEDALRERFLNVERVARRLALVPEDGAGLPIYFLSYLQSLFILRPDNPISKDELENKPFDYSKLDTYDILNRARYHVDRSDFLQALKYMNLLQGASRQIAGEWIKEARLMLETQQAANTLMAHAAASGLLYL; translated from the exons CGTACGCTGCAACAGAGCACCACAAACAGCAGACAGTTTGGCGGAAGCAGCAGCGGAAATGGGAGCAGGGACCAGGGCCGGCGGCAACAAGGACATCAAGGATACCAGAGCCTGCCGCCGCCACCGAATATGCGCGAAGCTGGCTTCGGCAAAGTGGTGCTCTTCGTCTCCCCACTGGCGGCCGTCGGCGGAGTCATCACCTATGCCAA ATACGACGACGACTTCCGTAAACTGGTGGAAAAGAATGTGCCCGGCTCAGGCTCCATCATCAAAGTGGCGCTGCAGGAGGAGCCGCCCTTTAAGGGCATCACCAAGAACGTCAACGATCAGATCGACAAGGTCAAGTCTGGCTTCGAGACCGTGACCTCCACCGTAGACTCGGTTACCTCCAAGGTGACGGGTCTGTttggcggcggcagcggcagcggtgaTGACAAAACCAAGAAGGCCAAAGTGGAGCCGTTGAAGGCCACTCCTGCCGAGGAGAAGAAGCCTTCGAAAACCGCCGAGGTCAGCAAGACGGAAGCAAAGCCAGCGGCGAAGCCCGAGAAGCCAGTCGCAGCACCTGCGCCCGCTCCCAAGCCCAAGGATGAGCCGCTGCCCCGCGAGGTCGTCGAGTTGGAGAAGGCCATCGAGCTGGCCGCCCAACTGGCCGTCAAGGAGTACAACAGCGCCATATCCGTGTTGAAGGG cTTCAATGATGATGTGCGCAAGGTGGTGGACAAGGCGGTGGAGAATGGAGAGAACTCTCTTTGGACCACGCTTAAGAATCGCGCGAGTGCCCGTGACACGGCCGTGGCCACGGCGGAACGAGCAGCGCGTGAGGCCCAGGAGAAGATTA TTGCCTGCGAGATCGCCCTGAGTGCAGCGGCAACGGCGCAGAACTCAAAAAAAGTGGAGGCTGTGCGCGACAAAATCAAGAAGCTGGTGGATCACATAGGCAACGTCAAGGATGAGCTCTACCGGCACAAGGACACTGCCAGCGTGTCGGACAAGTACTGGCGCAATGTGGAGAAGGCGCGCAACTACTTCATTGACGAGATCGAGTCTATTTTCCCCGGCCTCAGCTTGGCGGACAAGAAACTCAACTTGTCAAAGGAGGACCTCGACCTGTTCATCCTGCATGCCTACACCCATGTCTTGGCCTACCAAAAGGAGCTGCAGCGCCTGCAAACCGACGGCGAGCTGCGCCTGAAGCGGGCCATTGATTCGGTTCGCGGCGACAACGATTCGGAGGCTCTGCGCGCCCAACTGGAATACCATTTGGAGGCCGAGCGACGCAAGCTGGCCGTGGAGAACCAGAAGAAAATCTTCCACATCCACGCCGAGTCGGACAAGCAGCTGCGTCTGCAGCTCAAAAAGCAGGCGGAGGCCCACGCCGACCACATCAAGGACATCGTAGCCCAGCGGGAGACCGACCTCACGCGCAGCTTCAAGCGCGAGCTGGAGGACAAGCTGGCCAGCGAGAAGGCCAACTATAAGCTACAATTGGCCGCCATGCTGGGCAAGCTGCGCGGCATGGATGCGGCTTTAGCAG AGCGTGCGGATGCAGAGCGTACTGCCAATCAGGCGCAGGCCTTGTGGGCCGCCTGTCAAGCTCTGTGGGCCTCCGTGCGCACTGCCACTCCTGGCGTGCACTACAAGGAGAAGCTGCGTCCGCTGAAGAACGAGATCAACGCCATTGCCAAGGTGGCGA AGGGCGACGATCTGGTGGCGGCCGTCTTGCAGAGCATGCCACAGGAGGCTCAGGAGCGCGGTGTCTATCCCGAGGATGCGCTGCGAGAGCGTTTCCTTAACGTGGAGCGCGTGGCACGACGACTGGCGCTGGTGCCAGAGGATGGAGCCGGCCTGCCCATCTACTTCCTGTCCTATCTGCAATCGCTGTTCATCTTGCGACCCGATAATCCCATATCCAAGGACGAACTCGAAAACAAACCCTTCGACTACAGTAAACTGGACACCTACGACATCCTAAATCGGGCCAG ATACCATGTGGATCGCAGCGACTTTCTGCAGGCGCTGAAATACATGAACCTGCTGCAGGGTGCATCCCGCCAGATTGCCGGCGAGTGGATAAAGGAGGCCCGGCTTATGCTGGAGACGCAGCAGGCGGCCAACACTCTGATGGCCCACGCAGCAGCCAGTGGCCTTTTGTATTTGTAG
- the LOC128265351 gene encoding MICOS complex subunit Mic60 isoform X2 — protein MYRLAVRDQCKCALQRTLQQSTTNSRQFGGSSSGNGSRDQGRRQQGHQGYQSLPPPPNMREAGFGKVVLFVSPLAAVGGVITYAKYDDDFRKLVEKNVPGSGSIIKVALQEEPPFKGITKNVNDQIDKVKSGFETVTSTVDSVTSKVTGLFGGGSGSGDDKTKKAKVEPLKATPAEEKKPSKTAEVSKTEAKPAAKPEKPVAAPAPAPKPKDEPLPREVVELEKAIELAAQLAVKEYNSAISVLKGFNDDVRKVVDKAVENGENSLWTTLKNRASARDTAVATAERAAREAQEKIIACEIALSAAATAQNSKKVEAVRDKIKKLVDHIGNVKDELYRHKDTASVSDKYWRNVEKARNYFIDEIESIFPGLSLADKKLNLSKEDLDLFILHAYTHVLAYQKELQRLQTDGELRLKRAIDSVRGDNDSEALRAQLEYHLEAERRKLAVENQKKIFHIHAESDKQLRLQLKKQAEAHADHIKDIVAQRETDLTRSFKRELEDKLASEKANYKLQLAAMLGKLRGMDAALAEIEDEFQGIFIVKKVNSYIYAHNLYSAVFFNFEIIVSSFYL, from the exons CGTACGCTGCAACAGAGCACCACAAACAGCAGACAGTTTGGCGGAAGCAGCAGCGGAAATGGGAGCAGGGACCAGGGCCGGCGGCAACAAGGACATCAAGGATACCAGAGCCTGCCGCCGCCACCGAATATGCGCGAAGCTGGCTTCGGCAAAGTGGTGCTCTTCGTCTCCCCACTGGCGGCCGTCGGCGGAGTCATCACCTATGCCAA ATACGACGACGACTTCCGTAAACTGGTGGAAAAGAATGTGCCCGGCTCAGGCTCCATCATCAAAGTGGCGCTGCAGGAGGAGCCGCCCTTTAAGGGCATCACCAAGAACGTCAACGATCAGATCGACAAGGTCAAGTCTGGCTTCGAGACCGTGACCTCCACCGTAGACTCGGTTACCTCCAAGGTGACGGGTCTGTttggcggcggcagcggcagcggtgaTGACAAAACCAAGAAGGCCAAAGTGGAGCCGTTGAAGGCCACTCCTGCCGAGGAGAAGAAGCCTTCGAAAACCGCCGAGGTCAGCAAGACGGAAGCAAAGCCAGCGGCGAAGCCCGAGAAGCCAGTCGCAGCACCTGCGCCCGCTCCCAAGCCCAAGGATGAGCCGCTGCCCCGCGAGGTCGTCGAGTTGGAGAAGGCCATCGAGCTGGCCGCCCAACTGGCCGTCAAGGAGTACAACAGCGCCATATCCGTGTTGAAGGG cTTCAATGATGATGTGCGCAAGGTGGTGGACAAGGCGGTGGAGAATGGAGAGAACTCTCTTTGGACCACGCTTAAGAATCGCGCGAGTGCCCGTGACACGGCCGTGGCCACGGCGGAACGAGCAGCGCGTGAGGCCCAGGAGAAGATTA TTGCCTGCGAGATCGCCCTGAGTGCAGCGGCAACGGCGCAGAACTCAAAAAAAGTGGAGGCTGTGCGCGACAAAATCAAGAAGCTGGTGGATCACATAGGCAACGTCAAGGATGAGCTCTACCGGCACAAGGACACTGCCAGCGTGTCGGACAAGTACTGGCGCAATGTGGAGAAGGCGCGCAACTACTTCATTGACGAGATCGAGTCTATTTTCCCCGGCCTCAGCTTGGCGGACAAGAAACTCAACTTGTCAAAGGAGGACCTCGACCTGTTCATCCTGCATGCCTACACCCATGTCTTGGCCTACCAAAAGGAGCTGCAGCGCCTGCAAACCGACGGCGAGCTGCGCCTGAAGCGGGCCATTGATTCGGTTCGCGGCGACAACGATTCGGAGGCTCTGCGCGCCCAACTGGAATACCATTTGGAGGCCGAGCGACGCAAGCTGGCCGTGGAGAACCAGAAGAAAATCTTCCACATCCACGCCGAGTCGGACAAGCAGCTGCGTCTGCAGCTCAAAAAGCAGGCGGAGGCCCACGCCGACCACATCAAGGACATCGTAGCCCAGCGGGAGACCGACCTCACGCGCAGCTTCAAGCGCGAGCTGGAGGACAAGCTGGCCAGCGAGAAGGCCAACTATAAGCTACAATTGGCCGCCATGCTGGGCAAGCTGCGCGGCATGGATGCGGCTTTAGCAG AGATTGAGGATGAGTTTCAAGGTATTTTCATagtaaaaaaagtaaattcatatatttatGCTCATAATTTGTAttctgctgttttttttaattttgaaattatagtttcttcattttatttataa
- the LOC128265410 gene encoding uncharacterized protein LOC128265410, with the protein MPLFHNYSLWIQIYFQASETSAAMATNWNNRSLQRGTEEMDKLHCDLLEILRHNHSGIKRVLQSIHNLLKENDDAHLFFSSHRILKILSVVISESREEEIPSSRCLVANAMVCVHLKLRKIPADDGKLLLQQLLTIVTSTEPQPFGAQIHVHHFDNFLRFMGEDCFPGLFDAIQRLLESDKTADHKSACFLIRKVQSMCDIEGESGQSLLDALQCSGQQLAAYVDIMENLEEEKSYLSVSTKLSLLELMSSDLGERWLVWLRILCLRLLQDERVLVLRETLRYFLSHLSLGQLCRFNLLQELLLATNTNKLFDYEDPNCLKMEELEQFMKGSDVELLLEALVTIPWKSVFMLHWLLSIKLDDIRISSTDLLQKLCASVHALENIKLRQHAIRKLIHTVLLPTLCNSSMGEFMKFLENLLQKNDRCSPLFFKMWDKIEACTDFEEHIDRFNKDSFEIYTGFLHSKDFFLLL; encoded by the exons ATGCCTTTATTTCACAATTATTCCTTGTggatacaaatttattttcaggCGTCAGAAACCTCTgcggcaatggcaactaaTTGGAATAATCGAAGCTTGCAGCGAGGAACTGAGGAGATGGATAAGTTGCACTGCGACCTGCTGGAGATTCTAAGGCACAATCATTCCGGCATAAAGCGCGTGCTCCAGAGTATCCACAACCTGCTGAAGGAGAATGACGATGCGCACCTATTCTTTAGCTCCCATCGGATCCTCAAGATACTTTCCGTGGTGATCTCTGAAAGCCGAGAAGAAGAAATCCCTTCAAGCCGTTGTCTAGTGGCCAACGCCATGGTTTGCGTTCATCTGAAATTGCGCAAGATCCCCGCAGACGATGGAAAGCTTCTGCTCCAGCAGCTCCTAACCATTGTGACTTCCACTGAACCCCAGCCATTTGGGGCCCAAATCCATGTGCACCATTTTGACAACTTTTTGCGTTTCATGGGAGAAGATTGCTTCCCCGGACTGTTTGACGCCATCCAAAGGCTTCTCGAGTCGGATAAAACCGCAGACCACAAATCCGCCTGCTTCCTGATCCGCAAAGTGCAGTCGATGTGTGATATTGAGGGAGAGAGCGGCCAATCTCTACTAGACGCCTTACAATGCAGCGGTCAGCAATTGGCCGCCTATGTGGACATAATGGAAAATCTGGAGGAGGAGAAGTCTTATCTGTCTGTGAGCACCAAATTGTCCCTGCTGGAGCTCATGTCCAGCGATCTTGGCGAGCGTTGGTTGGTTTGGCTGCGCATCTTGTGCCTTAGACTCCTGCAGGACGAGAGAGTCCTGGTGCTCCGCGAGACACTTCGATATTTCCTGTCCCACCTAAGCTTGGGCCAATTGTGTCGCTTCAACCTGCTGCAGGAGCTCCTTCTGgccacaaacacaaacaagtTGTTCGACTACGAAGACCCAAACTGTCTTAAAATGGAGGAATTAGAGCAGTTTATGAAAGGATCCGATGTGGAACTTCTGCTGGAGGCTCTTGTTACTATTCCCTGGAAGAGCGTTTTTATGCTTCATTGGTTGCTCAGCATTAAGCTTGATGATATTCGAATTTCTTCCACGGATCTGCTCCAAAAGTTGTGCGCTAGTGTTCACGCCCTCGAAAACATTAAGCTACGTCAGCACGCCATTCGTAAATTAATTCATACTGTACTCCTT CCCACACTCTGCAACTCCTCTATGGGGGAATTTATGAAGTTTTTGGAGAATTTGCTTCAGAAAAATGATAGGTGttccccccttttttttaaaatgtgggACAAAATCGAAGCATGCACCGACTTCGAGGAGCATATTGACCGTTTCAACAAAGATAGCTTCGAAATTTACACAGGATTTCTACATTCGAAggatttttttctgcttttataA
- the LOC128265438 gene encoding isocitrate dehydrogenase [NAD] subunit beta, mitochondrial, whose translation MSMLARTVGRTFMQAAAARSLHTTSAARVSDNFGANRTTCTLVPGDGVGPELVYSLQEVFKAASVPVDFECYFLSEINPVLSAKLEDVVASIQKNKVCIKGVLATPDYSNVGDLQTLNMKLRNDLDLYANVVHVRSLPGVKTRHTNIDTVIIREQTEGEYSALEHESVPGIVECLKIVTAKKSMRIAKFAFDYATKNQRKKVTAVHKANIMKLGDGLFLRCCEEVSRLYPRIQFEKMIVDNTTMQMVSNPNQFDVMVTPNLYGAIVDNLASGLVGGAGVVAGASYSSETVVFEPGARHTFAEAVGKNVANPTAMLLCGTKLLRHINLPTYAETIQNAINKVLMDGKVRTKDLGGQSTTQDFTRAIIQSMS comes from the exons ATGTCGATGCTGGCGAGAACCGTTGGACGCACCTTCATGCAG GCTGCGGCAGCACGTAGTCTGCACACCACGTCGGCGGCCCGGGTTTCG GATAACTTCGGTGCCAACAGGACCACCTGCACACTGGTTCCCGGCGACGGTGTGGGTCCCGAGCTGGTCTACTCGCTCCAGGAGGTCTTCAAG GCAGCCAGTGTTCCCGTGGACTTCGAGTGCTACTTTCTCTCCGAAATCAATCCGGTGCTGAGTGCCAAGCTGGAGGATGTTGTGGCCTCCATCCAGAAGAACAAAGTGTGCATTAAG GGCGTTTTGGCCACACCTGACTACAGCAATGTGGGTGACCTGCAGACCCTCAACATGAAGCTGCGCAACGATCTGGACCTCTATGCCAACGTGGTGCATGTCCGGAGTTTGCCCGGCGTAAAGACGCGCCACACCAACATCGATACGGTGATTATCCGCGAGCAGACCGAAGGCGAGTACTCGGCACTGGAGCACGAGTCGGTTCCCGGAATTGTGGAGTGTCTGAAGATTGTCACCGCCAAAAAGTCGATGCGCATCGCCAAGTTTGCCTTCGACTATGCCACGAAGAACCAGCGCAAGAAGGTCACTGCCGTGCACAAGGCCAACATCATGAAGCTGGGCGATGGCCTCTTCCTCCGCTGCTGCGAAGAGGTCTCCCGGCTCTATCCGCGCATCCAGTTCGAGAAGATGATCGTGGACAACACGACCATGCAGATGGTCTCCAATCCCAACCAGTTCGACGTGATGGTCACTCCCAATCTCTATGGCGCCATCGTGGACAATCTGGCCAGTGGTCTTGTGGGCGGCGCTGGTGTCGTGGCTGGTGCCTCCTACTCCTCGGAGACCGTGGTCTTCGAGCCG GGTGCACGTCACACTTTCGCCGAGGCTGTGGGAAAGAACGTGGCCAATCCCACTGCCATGCTGCTCTGCGGCACGAAGCTGCTGCGCCACATCAACCTGCCAACTTACGCGGAGACCATCCAGAATGCCATCAACAAGGTGCTGATGGACGGCAAGGTGCGCACCAAGGATCTGGGCGGACAGTCGACCACGCAGGACTTCACCCGCGCCATTATCCAGAGCATGTCCTAG
- the LOC128265452 gene encoding uncharacterized protein LOC128265452, whose translation MSNYRRQEPQPFWNRLSHRYSQLLQHFQHGNPSWQHLLLLANLRKALVDFKSGEQLQAPVWTSKNQPIPSRRQKSLKKHPQSQKIIADTYQKSVPLKKFLPKKRIGNQKHYLAGQQSLYPSGERPQLDNIEMCSSNYNSSSDRLQELFKNRTRGKKSREKPWQLSKEMKLLKTNCLLRTKKSFKKLYDPYKISSSALHYKATPRIHYLARPQIRDQQEAPGMVPRKNQVRKRTTKRLRNLAKPKLCEDNGIRKKPFQVSGRALRAKITSRLQLLAKQKHKVNGNCQGLEDDLRAVQIFSNPCHLSLHGFCKDENKEQC comes from the exons ATGTCGAACTATCGCAGGCAGGAACCTCAACCATTCTGGAATAGGTTGTCTCATCGCTATTCGCAATTACTCCAGCACTTTCAGCATGGTAATCCTTCCTGGCAGCACCTCTTGCTTTTGGCAAATCTGCGGAAAGCTCTGGTTGATTTTAAATCGGGTGAGCAATTACAGGCGCCAGTTTGGACAAGCAAAAATCAACCAATCCCCTCCAGACGTCA AAAAAGTTTGAAGAAGCATCCACAAAGTCAAAAAATCATTGCTGATACATACCAAAAAAGTGTTCCCTTAAAAAAGTTTCTACCAAAAAAAAG AATAGGAAATCAAAAGCACTATTTGGCGGGACAACAAAGCTTATACCCCTCTGGAGAAAGGCCTCAATTGGATAATATTGAAATGTGTTCTTCCAACTATAACTCATCTTCCGATCGACTGCAGGAGCTTTTCAAAAATAGGACAAGAGGAAAAAAATCAAGAGAAAAGCCTTGGCAACTGTCCAAGGAAATGAAATTACTTAAAACCAATTGTTTGCTGAGAACAAAAAAATccttcaaaaaattgtatgatCCTTATAAGATTTCATCAAGCGCACTGCATTACAAAG CCACTCCAAGGATTCACTACCTGGCAAGGCCTCAAATTAGGGACCAACAAGAAGCGCCTGGAATGGTTCCAAGGAAAAATCAAGTCCGCAAGAGAACCACAAAGCGCCTTAGAAATCTGGCCAAGCCCAAGCTGTGTGAGGATAATGGCATTCGGAAGAAACCTTTTCAAGTTTCAGGACGTGCTTTGCGGGCCAAGATTACATCACGTCTTCAGCTATTGGCCAAGCAAAAACATAAGGTCAACGGCAATTGCCAGGGATTGGAAGATGATCTGAGAGCAGTACAGATATTTTCAAATCCCTGCCATCTGTCGTTACATGGTTTTTGCAAAGACGAAAATAAAGAGCAATGTTAG
- the LOC128265445 gene encoding uncharacterized protein LOC128265445 produces MTTQRLKCDLSPEVTTCLRLKDSVRPDCCPIRDPIPYDGECFVRDIGKELDKLSRRHERMFVKRKRLMEMAIPKRRHCRFVPKCACPFPKSIEMVRPCDVQSHTRTEQLALPTVRRLLQRRRTAILAGDTIGESILNRWLRYSYLSLYSRLSNVQPLVKPKKKKKKTEKQLARHEKYIQKLANPKKAPKPPKPKRSAGEIDQERLKKLASPKAFLEELKPKWELTSQMKGYKATKRLKEISQPVMRENVHINETPEKVSPNALKYKPSARIKEMSEPLTIRDANQGMADVKENPFGIAPNALKYKPSTRIKELAEPKEFENTHIRENPFAISPAALKAKASPRLIELAKPKGG; encoded by the exons ATGACCACCCAAAGACTGAAGTGCGACCTTAGTCCGGAGGTGACCACCTGTCTGCGGCTGAAGGACAGTGTCCGTCCGGACTGCTGTCCCATCCGGGATCCGATCCCCTACGATGGTGAGTGTTTTGTGCGGGACATTGGCAAGGAGCTGGACAAGTTGTCCCGACGCCATGAGCGCATGTTTGTGAAGCGCAAGCGGCTGATGGAGATGGCGATCCCCAAACGCCGCCACTGCCGCTTTGTGCCCAAATGCGCCTGTCCCTTTCCCAAGTCCATCGAAATGGTGCGTCCCTGTGATGTCCAGAGTCACACTCGAACCGAACAACTGGCTCTGCCCACCGTTCGCAGGCTTCTCCAACGGCGGCGGACCGCCATCCTCGCCGGCGATACCATCGGCGAGTCCATCCTGAACAGGTGGCTGCGCTACAGCTACCTGTCGCTCTACAGTCGTCTCTCCAATGTCCAGCCCCTTGTTAAACC aaagaaaaagaagaaaaagacgGAGAAGCAATTGGCTCGACACGAAAAGTACATCCAAAAGTTGGCGAATCCAAAGAAAGCCCCAAAACCCCCAAAACCG AAACGATCGGCGGGGGAGATTGACCAGGAGCGGCTCAAGAAACTGGCCAGCCCCAAGGCCTTTTTGGAGGAGCTCAAGCCCAAATGGGAACTGACCTCCCAGATGAAGGGCTACAAGGCGACCAAGCGGCTCAAAGAAATATCACAGCCCGTTATGCGGGAAAACGTTCACATCAACGAAACACCCGAGAAGGTTTCGCCAAATGCCCTCAAGTACAAGC CGAGTGCGCGCATCAAGGAAATGTCGGAGCCGCTGACGATACGCGATGCCAACCAGGGAATGGCGGACGTCAAGGAGAATCCCTTCGGTATCGCCCCCAATGCGCTCAAGTACAAGCCGAGCACGCGGATCAAGGAGCTGGCGGAGCCCAAGGAGTTCGAGAACACGCACATCCGGGAGAATCCGTTTGCCATTTCGCCGGCGGCTCTAAAAGCCAAGGCCTCGCCACGCCTCATCGAACTGGCCAAGCCCAAGGGCGGTTAA